TAACCTATCCACTGCTTCCCAATAATCTTTACTTGGTGGTCCAACTCATTTTTTTCCATCCACAATTTCATTGAAGTAGTCGTTGTAAGGCTTGTCCTCAGCTTCCATCTTCTCAAAAGCCACCCTGAACTTCATTGCTTGTTCTAACATCAAATAGGTGGAATTCCACCTAGTTTTCACATCTAAAAGTAAGCTCCCTCTCTGGATTCTTCGTGACTTTACATGTCGCTCAAACGAAGTCTGCCTTGGAGTTGAAGACCTCACAAAATAAATGGCATTGCGAATGGCGTTGACACTGCTTTCTATCTCCAGTAAACCTTCTTTAACAATAAGATTGAGAATGTGAGTAACACACCTAAAATGCAGATACTTTCCATCTAGAACCAGTGCCTCATCCCCATTTTTCTCAATAAAAGCTTCCTTAAACTTCCTCAATGCTGAACCATTAGCTGTGGCATTATCTACGGTTATGCCATACAATCGTTTGATACCCCATTCCTCTAAGCAATCAAGAAGTACCTTAGATATTGTTGATCCTTTGTGATCATACACATTCTTGAATCCAATGATGAGCTTCCTCAACTGCCATAAGTTGTCTATAAAATGAGCTGTGATCACCATATAACTGGAACCGGTATGAGGAACAAGCCAGATATCAGTCGTCAGTGAAAGCCGCTGCTTGTTCTCGTTAAGAAGCTTCTTCATTTCCTCTTTCTTTTTCACAAAGGTCTCAACAATATCACGGGTTGCTGTTCTTCTAGAATGAGGCACGTACAGCTTAGTTCTGTCGCAGAAATCCCTCCAAGCTACGCTCTCAACCCAAGATAAAGCCAACTCTCCCACAACCATCATCTCATTTGTCGCTTGTCTGAAGACAGATTCAGATACTTTGCACACTCTCATGTTACCATCTTCTCCGACATCTAAAGCTCCTTGATTATTTTCTTTGTTCACAGCCTGCCATGCTTAGTAAGACTTGCACGCAAGAGTCACATGTTTCTTCAAGCTCGTTGTTCCTAATTTTGTTGCTTATGCCATCTCTTTCCCACAGTAGTTGCAGATGGCTCTATCATTATCTTCTTTCTTTCTAGTGAAGTGCTCCCATACCTTTGACGTCCTCTTCTTTTCTGATCTTGAACCACTTGCACCTTCTGGTTTCTTACGTTTTGCTTTCTTGCAAGAGATTGGAGTCTCAACTTCATCTGCTGATTTATCTAACTCTGACTCTGAACCATCATCACAAGACGCCATCTACATTATAAACAAGACAACATTGAACTCTAAATAAGAAAGAAGCTTCAAAGAAAGAAGTACATAACATAGGAACAGAAAAATGTCAAGATTGGAGAATCAAACTCGGATTAAAACAAAACCATAAACACAAATCATAATCACAATTGGATTAAACCAAAAACATAAACAAGACTCAAATCAAAAGTTCGAGGCTTACCCTAGTTTGATTTGTAGACAACGCTGTCGCTGATGAAGAAGTGGGTAGGGTTAGAGGATTTTGATGAAGAACTTGATTCTGATGAGATTCCAGTTTGATATTGTTTGATTTTGGATTTGGAGTTTATAAATCGACAAACTCTTCGATTCAATTGCTTATGGGGGAAGTGGAACTGATTTTGGAAAGTAAGAGGTTAATGGTACATCGGGGAAGGGAATAGCCGAATAGTTGAAGTAGGTAGGTAGGGTTGGTTTCGGGTCTAATAAAACCCTATCGGGTATAGGGTAATTTTTGGGTCAGGTACTAGACCCGCGGGTCCTGAGAAGTAAGACCCAATAGGGTAATTTGGTTATACCCGTACCCGACCCGAACCGGGTTTTTCGGGTCGGTTCCGGGTCGGGTTGTCGGGTACGGGTAAAATGCCCAGGCCTACCCTATAGCATGTTCTCGGCCATTTAATCGGCTAGATGGCCGAGTTTTAGAACAGGGTCTAAACATATTCTAATTCGATCATAATCTAACTCCATCCTAATCTACTTCCATCCTAAACTAATTCCAAACCTAATCTAATCACCTAACTAACCAACTAAAACTAAAAAAAAAAAAAAAATTACCTAGAAAGAGAAGTGATGTCGTTGTTAGAGAGAAGGGAATGAGCAACCAAATGGCTTCGCGAGGTCTGTGTATATATAAAATTTTGGTGTTAGTCGTAAATGAGTTGTAATTTTACGACCAATGAGAAACTATCGGTCGTAAAGGGGTCGTAAATTTATGACTAATGGGGGACCAAATATTATTACGACCAATTAGGAACTAATTAATTTTTCCATTTACGACCAATGAGAGACTAGCAATCGCAAAAGAGAAGTAAATTTACGACTAATGTGGGACGAAGTCCTTTACGACCAATGAGGGACGAAGAACATTACGACCAACTAGGGACGAAGTACATAACGACCAATTAGGGACTACCAACTAGAGACTTACGTAGGTCTCGCCTTGTTTCTTCCCACCTGTGATTCCATTATCTTTCTTCTCCTTCTTTTTTTTTTCAAATATTTCTAATTTGAAAAACAAACTGGTGAGTAATTATCTTTGATTTGAGAGGTTTTACGGCTAATTAGCTTTGTCTCATTTCAGATTAGTCGTAACGGAGTCGTATATTACGACTAATTAGCTTCGATTCATTTTAGATTAGTCGTAAGAGAGTCGTATTTTACGACTAATTAGCTTTGACATATTTTAGATTAGTCGTAACTGAGTCGTATTTTACGACTAATTAGCTTCGACATATTTTAGATTATTCGTAACTGAGTCGTATTTTACGACTAATTAGCTTTGGTTTGTGTTTATACCCTAAAACCGAAACCTCAAACCCCAAACCACAAACATCATAAGTTTTATACACTTCTAAACCCCAAACCACAAACATCATAATTGAGCAAACATGATCTAATAAGTTATATATATATATATATATATTATTTGTATATTCATAATTGAGAAAACAAGATCTAATAAGTTTTATACACTTCTAAACCCCAAATCACAAACATCATAACTGGTGGGGTCAAACCAGTCACATTTGAAGAGAACGCATTTTAGCTTCACCAGGCCGGGGAACTCCACTTCGATGATCTCTTGTAAGATTCCATAGAAATCAGTTTCACCTTTCACACATACTCCATAGTTCATTGTTGCTCGCCGACTTCCATATTCGTAAGTGTGAAAAGTGTAGCCTCGTGTGAAATACATAGATGTTGTGGTGACCTTAGCGACCGGACCTTGTATCATTTCGTGAAACCACTGAAGATAGAATGGATCATCATAATCAACCTGGATCATAACCATATATATATAAATATATAACTTCATTAATTATATAATAAAATAACATATTTAATTAATTATATTGTGATGTATACCTGTGTTTTATGCCAATATATATGACCATTAAAGAGTTGGTCTTAATTATATACCTGAGTTTTCAACCACTTCACAAAATGTTGGTATTTCTTTTTGTTGAGATCATTGGTTGATATCCCTAGAATAGCTTCTTCAACTTGGGCAACGAAATCGCTGTTTTATACCAATATATATGATCATTAATGAGTACTATATATATGTGTGGTAAAATGTAACGGCCAAATTAATTTTAATTACCTTTCAAATGACTCAATCTCCTCGCAGTTAAGGAGTTTATATGTGTGTGCACGGTGAGCGTCATCTGTACTCGAGCACCAAACTTCTTTCAGTTTCCCACCTAGACGTCCAATCTGACAGAATATGTCTGGAACATCTTCAACAAAATATGTCGGCATAACACCACCATCATCACATCTGTTCGTAGTCATTTTCCGTGTCCGGACATGGGACCCAAAGTAGTACGACCTGAAGTGATATGTTTCCTCATTCAAATTCCCAGCAACTATTGAACCTTCCACCGTAGCCAGATTTTTTGCTTTTCCTTTCAAATATTTCATGGCTCGCTCGTAAGGATACATCCATCCATTATCAACAGGTCCACGAAGCAATGCCTCGTACGGAAGGTGGACAACTAAATGTTCCATGACGTCAAAAAATGACGGAGGAAAATTTTTCTCCAAGTTGCACATCAAGATCGGGATATTCTCATCAAGTTGTCTGATGACATCTACAGTTAAGGTGCGTGCGCTAAGATCTCTGGAAAAGATTTCAGATGCCTACAAATGTACAAGCCAACGTAAGATACTTTTTATAAGTTTTTTTTCCAACAAGAAGTAATAATAACTTTGTTTGTTACCTGCAAGTGCCTCGTGAACATTTTTTGGAAGCAACTCCGCAAATGCAAATGGTAGAAGTCGTAGCAAAAACACATGACAGTCATGACTCTTCATCCCTGAAAACTTCTGTCCCTACTGATCAACACATCTTGATAGATTTGAAACATATCCATCAGAAAACTTCACATCTGATGCTACCCACTTGAACAACGCTGCTTTTACTTCTGCTAATAATAACTTTGTTTGTTACTGCAAGTGCCTCGTGAACATTTTTTGGAAGAAACTCCGCAAATGCAAATGGTAGAAGTCGTTGCATAAATACATGACAGTCATGACTCTTCATCCCTGAAAACTTCTGTCCCTACTGATCAACACATCTTGATAGATTTGAAACATATCCATCATAAAACTTTACATCTGATGCCACCCACTTGAACAACGCTTCTTTTGCTTCTGCTGACAATCTCAAAATGGAAACCAAAATTTTCCCATCGTTTCTAATATGCAGCTCAATCCTAGAACATAATGCAGGCAAATCCAACCTTGAGTTCTTGTTATCTTTTGTCTTCCCGGGGACGTTCAACAATGTTTTGATGATGTTGTCAAAGAAGTTCTTCTCTGTATGCATCACATCAAGATTGTGGCGTAGAAATAGATATTTCCAATATGGAAGTTCCCAAAATATACTCTTCTTGTGCCAATTATGTTGTGTCCCGTAACCAGCAGACATATTTGCAGTAGTATGCCAATTACCCCCTTTCTTGACTGTGTCTTGTGCACCATAGTAATCAATATACTTCTCGATTTCCTCTCCAGATAAATATGGTGGAGCGGTGTCTCGTACAATCCTTTTTGACCGAAACAATTTCATGTTCCTTCGGTACGGATGGTTAATGGGAAGAAATCTCCGATGACAATCAAACCAGGCCGTCTTCCTACCATTCTTCAGCTGAAATGCGTCTGTGCTTCCCATACAATAAGGACAAGATAGCCTCCAATGCGTCGTCCAACCTAACAACATCCCGTATGCAGGAAAGTCACTAATGCTCCACATAAGAACTGCTCGCATTCTAAAGTTTGTTCTCGTTGAACAATCATATGTCTGCACGCCTGTTGACCATAATTCCTTCAATTCTTCTATCAAAGGCTGTAGAAAAACATCAAGGGACCTCTTCGGATGTTTTGGGCCAGATATCAATATACTCATGAAAAGCAATTTCTTTTCCATACACATCTCTGGTGGAAGGTTGTATGGCAACAAGAAGAAAGGCCAAAGCGAATATTGTCTTTCAGACATTCCAAATGGACTAAAGCCATCTATGCAGAGCCGAAGATAAACGTTGCAGGGGTTGCTTGCAAAATCAGGGTACATCGAATTCAATTGTTTCCACGCTTTTGCATCAGAGGGATGATTGATCTCGCCTTCCTTCTGAGTATGTTCTGCATGCCATCTCATCGCTGCTGCCGTCTTTTCAGATTGATATAATCTCTTCAGTCTATCCTTAATAGGTAAGTACCACATCCGCTGGTACGTCACCCTATTTTGCCCACGTCTTTGCGGTTTATATCGTGGCTTCTTGCAAAATTTACACTCTAACAATTCTGCATTTTCTCCCCAGTATATCATACAGTTGTCTATACACACATCAATCATCTCCGAAGGTAAGCCAAGGCTATGAACCAGTTTCTGAATCTCATAATAAGATTCAGCACACAAATTATCTTCAGGCAAATACTCTTTAAACAACTGAGCCCATGCATTTATACAAACTTCAGGTAAGTTATGATCAGTTTTGATATTCATCATCCTAGCTGCCAATGATAATTTATAAAGACCTTCTCTACAACCTTCATAAATTGGCTCATTAGCTGCTGCTAGCATTTAATAAAATCTTTTTGCATCCAAGTTAGGCCCCTTTATATTTTCTACCTCCTCTATTACTGATCATGTTTCACGAAATGCATCTGTAACCATATCATGCATCCTATTATGACCTACCATATGATCCCCTTGAAGGTTACAACTTTCAGAAGGCAAATGTGGTTCATCTCTATTACGAACTTTTTCAACCTGATTACTACTACTAGCTTCATTCATATTATCACCTTCTCTGTGGTTAAACCAGATATAATAATGTGGAGTAAATCCTCTATTTACTATATGTTTCCAAACCGTTTCAGTGGCAGCAAACGTGGTATTGTTGCATTTACGACAGGGATAGAACATTTTACTCGTTTCCAGTGTGAGAGACGTCTCTCCGGCCTGGTACATGAATATCTCTGCTCCGTTGAGAAATTCTTATCTCACTCTTCCCCTTGAATCTCTATGCGCATACATCCAACTCCGAAGCTCATAGATATTTCTAGACATTTTTTTTACTCCTTTTCGTTTTTTTTGCGCATCTTAAGAATGAGGGAGAAGGTCATATTTATAGGGAAATTTCGATTTTGGTAGGTAACAATGTTACAACGAATTTACGTTTGATAATAACTTAACCACCAATGTGCAACTACGTTTCTCGTAAAATTGGGGTCGTTAATCAGTTTGTAGATTTTCGATGTAATTTAGTCGCAAATTTACGACTGCCTTACGACTACCTGAAAGTGTAGTCGTAAATGCGAAGTTAATTTACGACCAATTTACGACTAACCCGATTAGTAGAAAAATTACGTCTAAGTTACGACGAACTTTACCATAGCCGTAACTTAAACGTAAAGTCGAAGTTAATTTACGACTACATATTTGTAGTCGTAAATGGTAGTCGTTACTCTCACGTTCTCTTGTAGTGGAGGTAAACCCTTGTACTGGTGGCTTGATTCGAAAAACTTATGATATTTTCTATGTTCTGACGCGGTTGGCATTTTCAGGTAAACAAGGTTCCCAACCCCCTCGTACGCTGACATTGAGATGTGCGACGTTAATGAGGATGCGAATGCTGTTATTCCACGATTTCATAGAAGAGACGCCATTGAGGTTATGTATCGTTTTTAGCTAAGTGTGCAGTTGGTGTACGATTATAAATATATGGTGTACCGTTTAGATGCAGGGAATTTCCGCATCAATCCCAAGAAACAATGCAACCTCTCCTATAAAACCCTTGCAATGTTGTGATTGTGTACCAGGAACCTGTATTTGTTATTCCACAGAGATATGTGTCACCACAAAAAAAGGTTGTCATGTCTTTGTTAAAATTTTAACGTCTCCTCAGCAATTTTAATGATCAATATGGAAGTTTTAACAACATTTATGTTGACACTGTTTGCAGAGTACTTTTAAGAAACGAACGCCTAAACCTGCTGCTCCCTTACCGAAGCGTTTCAAAGATGGCGAACCTGTTAATGTCACGTGGGGTGAATAAAACTCTCACCTGTACAACTCGGGAATAAAAGTTGCTGCCACAGATCCTGCAAGCTTAGGCGCCAATTCAGATTGTGTAGTCTCTGTTGCATCCACCACAGATGAAGAAGGTGGGGAAACTGTTAACCTAAACGTGAGTAATCCAAAACCTCTGTCACCAATCATTGAGGAATCGGAGTGTTGAACCCTGCTGTGGGTAATGTCCAACCAGTCTCATCCAGTGTGGAGCAAAACATGGTTTAAACCTCTGGTTTGGAGGATCCAAATCCAGGCGTAGTGGTAGAGAAAGCCAGAGTCCCCTCAAAGGCTGTAGAGGCCGTTGAACATTCATATGCCTCTCCTGTTGTAGACATCGGTGGCCGCGATTTCCCGATTGTGGATGATCCAAACATAACAGTTCAAGTTCCGGGTAGGTCTCCCGTCCCTACTGGAACCCCAATCCATGTTAAAATTGATCCCTTTTTGGATATGTTCCAATATTGCTCGCTTGCTTTAAATCTCCCTTCGCTATGTTTTCTTGTTTTCTTTTTTAACACTAGCTATGATTTTGTTGGTTTATCTATTTTCTGAACAAATCACAGTGCATTAACCAAGTAGTATTTCTGTACATGGATACAGGTGTACATGGATGTTGGTGTACACGATTATCAACGTACACATGTATTCATTATTTAATTACTGGTGTACAACAATTAAAGTGTTATATGACTACTGGTGTCCATGGATATTGGTGTACAAAAATTCGAGTGTACATGACTACTGGTGTTCATGGATATTGGTGTACATGACCACTAGTGTACATCGTGTATATTACGACCGGCGTACATGGATAGATATATGGACGTAGCTTTTAATACAGCACGATGATATACCATGGATTTGACATATTTTCATCCATGGTATATAAGTGTTTTACTATCTATATATTATATATTCTATCCTATTAGGTATGTTTTCAGGTTCAGGAGTATCTTGGAGTAAAGTGATGATTATGGAGCATTTAGGAGCTTAAAAGAGATTTCATCCTAGCTGACCATTAGAGGTCGATACGAAGAAGAAGCAATCGTTCGATGCACATCCAGTGCCGTCGATCGATACANNNNNNNNNNNNNNNNNNNNNNNNNNNNNNNNNNNNNNNNNNNNNNNNNNNNNNNNNNNNNNNNNNNNNNNNNNNNNNNNNNNNNNNNNNNNNNNNNNNNNNNNNNNNNNNNNNNNNNNNNNNNNNNNNNNNNNNNNNNNNNNNNNNNNNNNNNNNNNNNNNNNNNNNNNNNNNNNNNNNNNNNNNNNNNNNNNNNNNNNNNNNNNNNNNNNNNNNNNNNNNNNCTTAGCTATGTCTGAGTAGTTCACTTGTTAGATTCAGGGTTCAAATAGGTTAGAGGGATTAGCCCCAACTTTAGATATGCTAAGTTGTGATATTCATTGATTGATTGTTCATTAATGCTTGTTTTAGCCTTGCTAACTAGAACATGAACCTAGGAATTAGCATGAGTCAAGCATCATTGACCATCCTGTCCTGAATTTAATCTGTCATGCTAAGACTACTAGAGAGATGCTAATCGCTGATCTAACGCCTAGCGCTTAGCTAGAAGCATCGATCGATATTATCTTCTGACAATCGATCGATATTGCGAAATGTGTATCGATCGATATCCCTATAGGATCATCGATTGACACTTTCTTGTGATCAAAAGACGACAGTTGAGATCCAAGATCTAGTTAGTTAACCAGTGAAACATTGCCATCGCTGATCACTGTGATTAAGGAGTTGAGCTTTAATATATCATGCATGCAACTGTTAGGCATCTATAGGATTATAATCTCCAACACCTGAATAGAAACCCTGCATCTAATATCTTCTAATATTTTACACCCCCAATCATCTTGTTAGTCGAGCAATAGACTTGCTCTATTAGGATCGCTATTTACTTTTAAACCATAAAACAACAAACACTTAGAATTAATAATTTGACTAGATTTAATAGGTTCTCTAGCTCCTTGTGGATTCGATCTATAAGTACTGCAACTGAGCCTCTTATTTGAGAGAGTAATTCACTTCTTACGGTAATTTGAGTGGTATCAAATTTGGCGCCNNNNNNNNNNNNNNNNNNNNNNNNNNNNNNNNNNNNNNNNNNNNNNNNNNNNNNNNNNNNNNNNNNNNNNNNNNNNNNNNNNNNNNNNNNNNNNNNNNNNNNNNNNNNNNNNNNNACAAGGACAAACACCTGCTATTCTCAGAAGATCCTGCTCACTTGGAAAGAACGATCCGCAAAGACCAACATTCCACATCGCTCGATGCAGTAGCTTTTACGTCGATCAATTCTCACACCCAACCGTCGACCGACACCCGACCTTCATCATCGACCAATCTACATCGTTCGATACTACACCGAGTACATCGATCGATCATCAGTCGCGAAACATGGTTGCGATTGTTATTCTCAGACAGAACGAGAATGGAAACCTGTATGACCAGGATGGGCATCTGCGTAATGC
The DNA window shown above is from Brassica oleracea var. oleracea cultivar TO1000 chromosome C3, BOL, whole genome shotgun sequence and carries:
- the LOC106330570 gene encoding uncharacterized protein LOC106330570 codes for the protein MNIKTDHNLPEVCINAWAQLFKEYLPEDNLCAESYYEIQKLVHSLGLPSEMIDVCIDNCMIYWGENAELLECKFCKKPRYKPQRRGQNRVTYQRMWYLPIKDRLKRLYQSEKTAAAMRWHAEHTQKEGEINHPSDAKAWKQLNSMYPDFASNPCNVYLRLCIDGFSPFGMSERQYSLWPFFLLPYNLPPEMCMEKKLLFMSILISGPKHPKRSLDVFLQPLIEELKELWSTGVQTYDCSTRTNFRMRAVLMWSISDFPAYGMLLGWTTHWRLSCPYCMGSTDAFQLKNGRKTAWFDCHRRFLPINHPYRRNMKLFRSKRIVRDTAPPYLSGEEIEKYIDYYGAQDTVKKGGNWHTTANMSAGYGTQHNWHKKSIFWELPYWKYLFLRHNLDVMHTEKNFFDNIIKTLLNVPGKTKDNKNSRLDLPALCSRIELHIRNDGKILVSILRLSAEAKEALFKWVASDVKFYDGYVSNLSRCVDQ